DNA sequence from the Methanomicrobia archaeon genome:
AGAGCTCCCACGATATTCCTATGAGGATCTGCTGGCGCTCGTAAAAGAGGAGACGCTGAAGCTGATCGACTTCTTAACCAGCGATTTCGGATTCGCCGACGACGATATAAAACTGGCATTCTCCGGCTCGCGGGGCTATCATGTCCATATTCATACCGGCGGTGTCCGCGGACTCGGAAGCAGGGAACGACGTGAGATCGTCGATTATGTCTCAGCGACGGGGCTCGACATGAACAGTTTCTTAACCAATAAGACTGCTGATGTTGATGACCAAACAGTTAAGTTAATTCTAGGTAAGTATGTTGAGGTGGAAAATGAAGTTCCAATCTTTAAGAAAGAAAAATTCAGGAAAAAAAGCGGCGATTTACAATTGATCGCCAGCAAGGGATGGGGAAAAAGACTTCAAAGCGGACTGGCGAATTTCATTGCTGAACTGAGTGGGCTTAGTGAGGAGGCGAAAAAAAAGAAACTGAACGAAATAGGGATATCAAAAGAATCAACAAAAAAGATGGTAAACATGACAAAAGAGGGAGGGATGGCAAAGAGATTGGAAAGAATGCAAGAAGGAAAACTCGGTTTTTGGCCTACGCAAGCATGGGATAAAATAATAGCGGAGGAGAGTGTTAAAAGCGCTGATCATGTGGATGAACCGGTCACGGCGGACATAAAACGGCTTATTCGGCTGCCCGGTTCATTACACGGCAAATCCAGCTTGAGGGTGAAGCCGTTAACGGTCGAGAGCTTTAAGGCGTTCAACCCGTTGGTCGATGCAGTGGTCTTTGGCGATAAGCCCATTGAAATACGAGCCACGCGTAACTCGTCGATAAAACTGAAAGGCGAACAATATAAAGTGGCGGAAGGCGAAATCGCGCAGTTACCGGAGCACGTTGCGCTTTATTTCCTCTGTCGTGGCGCCGCGGAACTCACGTGAAAAAGAAGCGAAAGTGACTTTTCTTAGTAAAACGTCTTTCTTTAGAGAGTAAGTGCGATGGATATAGAGACGCTTGGCGCGGTCTTACGCAAGGAGAAAGACACGGGATCACTGCAAGAACTACCGGGAGATTTCTGCGAGGATGTGAGCACCTACCTCAAAAGCCTGGAGGAGGAGAGAAAGGAAGCGGATGAACGGCGAAGCGGGCGGAGCGAGTATTTGGAAGACGAGATACGGAGTGCAACGGGAAAAGTGGAGGACATAGTCAGAAGGCGGATAGGGAAGATCGTGAAGCTCGCCAGCTCGGGCATGAAAACGCTACCGAAGGGCATGTTAGAGGAGGAAGAGCGGATTTTCGAGGGTGTCAAGCGTTACGTGGACGAAGGCAAGGAGCGGATATTCGCACTGATGATGGGCGAGTGCGAGCAAGAAGGCGAACGAGAAGGTGTGCGGGAAGAAGGAGAAGTCAAAGAAAAGGGAGAGGAAGGAGAAAAATCTTCGTGGCATATCCTCAAATCGACTGAGCCATCGCCTGCCAAAGACCGTGATGAAGATCTCCATATCGTTCGGATCTTAGAGGACATACCAACCTTCATGGGCACGGACGGAAGAATTTATAAAGTGAAAAGAGAAGATGTTATTATGTTACCGAAGACCAACGCTGAGATCTTGTGTAAGCGAGGGGTTGCAGAGCGATTCGAAGGAACAGAGGCGAATAAAGGGGGTGTACACGAAATAGAAAAATGAAGATGCCAAAGCACATGCGGATCTACTGCCCATTCTGTGGTAAGCATACCGTACATGACGTGGAAAAGGTAAAGAAGGGAAGAGCGTCTTCCTTAAATTGGATCGTACGACAGAAGAAACGGCGATCAAACATAGGTAATATGGGTAAATTCTCGAAAGTTCCCGGTGGCGATAAGCCGACCAAGAAGGTCTTCCTCCGTTACCGGTGCACGGAATGCAAGAAATCACATCAACGGAAAGGCTTCCGTGTTGCTAAACTTGAATTGATGGAGTAAAAAATGGAGAAGAAAACGGATAGCAAATTCTTACGGGTCAAGTGTAACGATTGTGAAAATGTGCAGGTCGTGTTTGACCATGCCTCGACGCGTGTGAAGTGCAATGTCTGCGGAAGCACGTTAGTTGAGCCACGAGGCGGAAAGGCGGAGATAAAAGGCGATATAATCGAGGTTCTTCAATAGATGGCACGTGACGAATGGCCGGAGCGGGGTGAATTAGTCGTTTGCACCGTAAGAGAGCTTGAGAATTTCGGTGCGTTTGTTTCCCTCGAAGAATATGGCGATAAAGAGGGCCTTATCCACATAGCGCAAGTCTCTTCCGGCTGGGTGAAGCATCTCCGCGATCACGTGCGCGAGGGGCAGAAAATCGTCTGTAAAGTGCTCCATGTGGATGAACGGAGAGGGCACATCGATTTATCCTTAAAAGCGGTAAAAGACAGCCAGAAGCGGCAGAGGATAAAAGAATGGAAGAACGAGAAGAAGGCGAAGAAGTGGCTCGCCCTCGCGCTCGCTGCGCCTACTTCTCAACTTAGCCTGAGCAAAGAGGAGCTTGAAGCGGTTGAAATAGTCTTGCTGGACGCGTACGGCAGTCTGTATGATGCATTTGAAGATTTCGTACGGGTGGGCAAGGGAGCCGTGCTCGAACTTGGGATAACGGCGGACTACGCAGATGCCATATACGAGGTTGCTTGTGCCAATGTCAACCTCCCCTCGGTGCAGATAAACGGGTATGTCGAGCTCAAGTGTCCCCTGTCCGATGGCGTGGAGCGCATAAAGGCAGCGTTGACGAAGGCCGAAGAGGAGTTCAAAACGAAACTCGCACGTGAAAGCAAAGCTGAAGATGAAACGACGAGCGACATCACGGTGGAATGCTTCTATATCGGTGCGCCGAGGTATAAGATCCGTGTCAAAGCTCCGAATTACAAAGAGGCAGAAGGCGTCTTGAGCGACGCGGCAAATACTGCTATTGAGGCGATAAAGGGAAACGAATGCTCCGGGAAGTTCTACCGCAATCTGCCACAGTAAGTAAGGGTAAACGATAAAGCCACCACTACGCGAATATTTTTACCATCATAAGCGTTTGTTTTTGGAAGGTTTTAAATAAATGAAGTCGAAGATAAGGAGATGTGAGGTGTGTGGAGAATATACCTTTATGGAGGTCTGTGAGAAGTGTGGAACGGTGACGACGAATCCGAAACCGCCGCGGTTCTCCCCTAAAGATCCTTACGGGAAATATAGAAGGATGATGAAATATGGACGAGATAGAGATACATGAGTTTAAAGAGGTGAAATTGCACAAGCCTGTGATGATAGAGGGGCTTCCAGGCGTAGGAAACGTGGGTAAATTGGTGGCTGAGCATCTCATACATGAACTGAATGCGGAGAAGATACTGGAACTCTTCTCATGGCATTTTCCCCCTCAGGTATTGGTTAATAACGATGGCACGGTTCGTTTGAGTAAAAATGAACTTTATGCCTGCAAATCGAATGAGCAGGACTTATTGATTCTTACCGGTGACCAGCAGAGCGTGACGAACGAGGGGCATTATCTGATCGCCGAGACGCTTCTCGACATCGCGGAGCAGTATAAAGTCTCCCGCATTTACACACTTGGCGGCTATGGTATCGGTCAGCTTGTGGAAAAGCCCACGGTACTCGGCGCTGCGAATGAAGCTGAACTTGTAGATGAGATGAAGAAATACGGCGTGGAATTCAGGGATGAAGAGCCGGGAGGGAGCATAGTAGGAGCTTCAGGGCTTTTATTAGGCCTTGGACAACTGAGGAATATTCCTGCGGTGTGTTTGCTGGGTCTCACCTCGGGTTATTTGGTAGATCCAAAGAGCGCCCAGGCAGTCCTCTCAATATTGTGCCGTGCTTTGAATCTCAAACTGGACATGCAAGCCTTGCAAGATCGTGCGGAAGAGATGGAGAAGGTCGTCGAGCGCCTGAAAGAGATGGAGCAAGCGCAGGTGCCCCGAATGAGAGAGGAAGAGTTAGGCTATATTAGATAGCCAGCCAAGTGCTGCGTGCACATAACGTGCGTGCGTACCTACGTGCGGTCCGTGAAGTAAAATAAAAAGATAGAGCACCTGCCTGCCCTGAGCTAAGCTAAATAACTACCTATCGACGCGTGCAGTACAATCTCTACGTATGATTCGCTCCCGATTTGAGTGTTATCAGGCGGACTCGGAGGTGAGCACTTTCAGCGATGCCGGCATCTTGACGACGTCGCCTATCTTTATCCCCACAACGTATTCCAAATCCTTCTCCTTCGCGATGTCTACGATTCGCTGCGTGATTACGCCATCGAACACCACGCTATTCGCGTTCTCGCTCGTCTCCTTTAATTCCTTCGCGAGGTCACGCACTGTGGTCTCCTTCAGTACCCTCTTCTCCTTGTCCAACAATCGGGCCTTAAAGGTGCCTTCGAGTTCTTCGAGCTGAGATTTAAAGGGATTCGGCGTCTTTTCCTGCTCCTCTTTTGCCGTTTTGGTCTTCTTCCGCTGTATTATCCGCTTCGCCTCGGTTTCCTGCTCCTTCTTATCCGCAGCGTATTCCTGTTGCTCTACGGGAGTCTTGTTATGCAGTGCTTTCATGATCTCCTTGTACGTCATGTCCTCAACGCTTCTCCCCTCTGGTGTCGCCGCGATATAATCTACCTCAGCGACTTGTAACAGCTCCTTGAGGATAAGGTCTCCGCCGCGATCGCCGTCTACGAAAGCCGTAACGGTCTTCCGCTTGCTCAGTTTATTGAGCACCGGCGAGATGTTCGTGCCTTCCACCGCGATGGTGTTTTTAATCCCATATTTGAGCAGATTCAGCACGTCCGCTCTGCCTTCCACTACCAATATGGCATCCGAGCTCTCTACATTTGGCCCCGCGGGCAATCCCTTGTAATACGTAATCTCTTCCATTCTCACCGCCTGCTTCACTTCGTTCACCATCATCTCACTCTCTATGCCTTCCTCGATCGCTTCGTGCATGAGCTGCTTTGCCCGATCGGTTATCTTCTTCCTCTTGGTCGCTCGTATGTCCTCGATCTTCTCAACCTTCACCTTCGCAATGCACGGGCCCACTCGATCGATGGTCTCCAGGGAAGCCGCCAGTATCGCGGTCTCCACCTTATCTAAACCGGAGGGTATGAGTATCTCCCCACTCGATTTCCCGCTTTTCGACTCCACGTTCACCTCTATTCTACCTATTCGACTGCTCTTCTGCAAGTCTCGCAGGTCTAAT
Encoded proteins:
- a CDS encoding 30S ribosomal protein S27e, with the protein product MEKKTDSKFLRVKCNDCENVQVVFDHASTRVKCNVCGSTLVEPRGGKAEIKGDIIEVLQ
- a CDS encoding 50S ribosomal protein L44e; this encodes MKMPKHMRIYCPFCGKHTVHDVEKVKKGRASSLNWIVRQKKRRSNIGNMGKFSKVPGGDKPTKKVFLRYRCTECKKSHQRKGFRVAKLELME
- a CDS encoding RNA-protein complex protein Nop10, whose protein sequence is MKSKIRRCEVCGEYTFMEVCEKCGTVTTNPKPPRFSPKDPYGKYRRMMKYGRDRDT
- a CDS encoding DNA primase; this translates as MHDVDTTKYVIHANITAEGFVEKSDVVGAIFGQTEGLLGEELDLRDLQKSSRIGRIEVNVESKSGKSSGEILIPSGLDKVETAILAASLETIDRVGPCIAKVKVEKIEDIRATKRKKITDRAKQLMHEAIEEGIESEMMVNEVKQAVRMEEITYYKGLPAGPNVESSDAILVVEGRADVLNLLKYGIKNTIAVEGTNISPVLNKLSKRKTVTAFVDGDRGGDLILKELLQVAEVDYIAATPEGRSVEDMTYKEIMKALHNKTPVEQQEYAADKKEQETEAKRIIQRKKTKTAKEEQEKTPNPFKSQLEELEGTFKARLLDKEKRVLKETTVRDLAKELKETSENANSVVFDGVITQRIVDIAKEKDLEYVVGIKIGDVVKMPASLKVLTSESA
- the priS gene encoding DNA primase catalytic subunit PriS; translated protein: MNEKTKQFVARRFKAYYRSAKIAPPEEFWMREWGFVLFDPSYPAKLVMRRHTSFATKDDLANYLRENAPAHAYHSAAVYQYPTETMAKKGWLGADLIFDLDADHIVDEAELPRYSYEDLLALVKEETLKLIDFLTSDFGFADDDIKLAFSGSRGYHVHIHTGGVRGLGSRERREIVDYVSATGLDMNSFLTNKTADVDDQTVKLILGKYVEVENEVPIFKKEKFRKKSGDLQLIASKGWGKRLQSGLANFIAELSGLSEEAKKKKLNEIGISKESTKKMVNMTKEGGMAKRLERMQEGKLGFWPTQAWDKIIAEESVKSADHVDEPVTADIKRLIRLPGSLHGKSSLRVKPLTVESFKAFNPLVDAVVFGDKPIEIRATRNSSIKLKGEQYKVAEGEIAQLPEHVALYFLCRGAAELT
- a CDS encoding proteasome assembly chaperone family protein translates to MDEIEIHEFKEVKLHKPVMIEGLPGVGNVGKLVAEHLIHELNAEKILELFSWHFPPQVLVNNDGTVRLSKNELYACKSNEQDLLILTGDQQSVTNEGHYLIAETLLDIAEQYKVSRIYTLGGYGIGQLVEKPTVLGAANEAELVDEMKKYGVEFRDEEPGGSIVGASGLLLGLGQLRNIPAVCLLGLTSGYLVDPKSAQAVLSILCRALNLKLDMQALQDRAEEMEKVVERLKEMEQAQVPRMREEELGYIR
- a CDS encoding translation initiation factor IF-2 subunit alpha; this translates as MARDEWPERGELVVCTVRELENFGAFVSLEEYGDKEGLIHIAQVSSGWVKHLRDHVREGQKIVCKVLHVDERRGHIDLSLKAVKDSQKRQRIKEWKNEKKAKKWLALALAAPTSQLSLSKEELEAVEIVLLDAYGSLYDAFEDFVRVGKGAVLELGITADYADAIYEVACANVNLPSVQINGYVELKCPLSDGVERIKAALTKAEEEFKTKLARESKAEDETTSDITVECFYIGAPRYKIRVKAPNYKEAEGVLSDAANTAIEAIKGNECSGKFYRNLPQ